One genomic region from Streptomyces sp. NBC_01304 encodes:
- a CDS encoding SDR family oxidoreductase — protein MPKPSHPTTDQLRRDPHPLRGRTALVTGASRRDGIGHAVARRLAAYGASVYLHHHVPHDAAQPWGADTPHDVVASVREALAVPGAQVLDGPGDLADPDEPARLVATAAEALGGRIDILVANHALSGSDGELDAIDAEMLDRHWDVDTRSVILLVQAYARLRAQLPPRTPGGRVVMMTSGQDIAGGMPGEIAYALQKGALASATRTLATALAELAVTVNTVNPGPVDTGYLSGDAYDGIAGMFPAGRWGMPDDPARLIAWLATDEAEWLTGNVLDSEGGFRR, from the coding sequence ATGCCGAAGCCGTCGCACCCCACCACCGACCAACTCCGCCGCGACCCCCACCCGCTGCGCGGCCGCACCGCCCTCGTCACCGGTGCCAGCCGGCGCGACGGCATCGGGCACGCCGTGGCGCGCAGGCTCGCCGCGTACGGGGCGAGCGTCTATCTGCACCACCACGTCCCGCACGACGCCGCCCAGCCGTGGGGCGCCGACACACCGCACGACGTGGTCGCCTCGGTCCGCGAGGCGCTCGCCGTTCCCGGGGCCCAAGTCCTCGACGGACCGGGCGACTTGGCGGACCCGGACGAACCCGCCCGGCTCGTCGCCACCGCGGCCGAGGCGCTCGGCGGGCGCATCGACATCCTCGTCGCCAACCACGCGCTGAGCGGCTCCGACGGTGAACTCGACGCGATCGACGCCGAGATGCTCGACCGCCACTGGGACGTCGACACCCGCTCGGTGATCCTCCTCGTCCAGGCCTATGCCCGGCTGCGCGCCCAACTCCCGCCCCGTACGCCGGGCGGCCGGGTGGTGATGATGACGTCCGGGCAGGACATCGCGGGCGGCATGCCCGGCGAGATCGCGTACGCACTCCAGAAGGGCGCGCTCGCCTCGGCGACCCGCACCCTCGCCACGGCCCTCGCGGAGCTCGCGGTGACGGTGAACACGGTCAACCCGGGCCCCGTGGACACGGGTTACCTGTCGGGGGACGCGTACGACGGGATCGCGGGGATGTTCCCGGCCGGGCGGTGGGGGATGCCGGACGATCCGGCACGTCTGATCGCCTGGCTCGCCACGGACGAGGCCGAGTGGCTGACCGGGAACGTACTGGACTCGGAGGGCGGCTTCCGGCGCTGA
- a CDS encoding Lrp/AsnC family transcriptional regulator gives MTAYSPDATDWRILEVLQREGRASFAELARAVSMSPSAVTERVRRLEEAGVIQGYAAVVDPDRIGLPILAFVRLRYPNGNYKPFHDLVEVTPEILEAHHVTGDDCFVIKVAAASMSHLEEVSGKIGALGSVTTSVVYSSPLPRRAIGH, from the coding sequence ATGACCGCGTATTCCCCTGACGCCACCGACTGGCGCATCCTCGAAGTCCTGCAGCGCGAGGGCCGGGCCAGCTTCGCCGAGCTGGCCCGCGCCGTCTCCATGTCACCGAGCGCGGTGACCGAGCGGGTGCGCCGCCTGGAGGAGGCGGGGGTGATCCAGGGGTACGCGGCGGTGGTCGACCCGGACCGGATAGGCCTGCCCATCCTCGCCTTCGTGCGGCTGCGCTATCCGAACGGCAACTACAAGCCGTTCCACGACCTCGTCGAGGTGACCCCGGAGATCCTGGAGGCCCACCACGTGACCGGCGACGACTGCTTCGTCATCAAGGTCGCGGCGGCCTCGATGAGCCACCTCGAAGAGGTCTCGGGCAAGATCGGCGCCCTGGGCTCGGTCACCACCAGCGTCGTCTACTCGTCGCCGCTGCCTCGGCGGGCGATCGGGCACTAG
- a CDS encoding rhodanese-like domain-containing protein → MTNNAQQLATAENPVLRVAPASPAAAAAYFGASLAFHADVSDVAAALAADAEPGFVVLDSRSTESWDQGHVPGAIHLPTALIAEQAEQLLDKNVPVVTYCWGPGCNGATRAALALAQLGYQVKEMLGGFEYWAREGFAYETWEGPAQREKDALTAPVDSENCGC, encoded by the coding sequence ATGACGAACAACGCACAGCAGCTCGCCACCGCCGAGAACCCCGTCCTCCGCGTCGCCCCGGCGTCGCCCGCCGCGGCCGCCGCCTACTTCGGCGCCTCGCTCGCCTTCCACGCCGATGTCTCCGACGTCGCCGCCGCCCTCGCCGCCGACGCGGAGCCGGGCTTCGTGGTCCTCGACTCGCGCTCCACCGAGTCCTGGGACCAGGGCCACGTCCCCGGCGCGATCCACCTGCCCACCGCGCTCATCGCCGAGCAGGCCGAGCAGCTCCTCGACAAGAACGTCCCGGTCGTCACGTACTGCTGGGGCCCCGGCTGCAACGGCGCCACCCGCGCCGCGCTCGCCCTCGCCCAGCTCGGCTACCAGGTCAAGGAAATGCTCGGCGGTTTCGAGTACTGGGCCCGTGAGGGCTTCGCCTACGAGACCTGGGAGGGCCCGGCCCAGCGCGAGAAGGACGCGCTGACCGCCCCCGTGGACTCGGAAAACTGCGGTTGCTGA
- a CDS encoding bile acid:sodium symporter family protein, translating to MDSPLVTVLLPLVLAVVMFGLGMSLTVADFRRVADYPRTVAVALGCQLVLLPFVCFGLVEAFGLAAAPAVGMMLLAASPGGTMANVYSHLFGGDVALNITLTAINSVLAVVTLPLVVNLAIDHFDPAGSGDSVGLQFTKTVQVFALILVPVAVGMWVRARREAFALRAERPVKVLCLTILAVIIVAALLAERGNVGEYTVEVGPVAALLSVVSLAAGYGAARVSRAGHAQSVAACFEIGMHNTSLALTIALSPSLLDSTEMAVPAAVYGILMYFTAGAAGLLLRRVGERQKSGARGGG from the coding sequence GTGGACTCTCCCCTCGTGACCGTCCTGCTGCCGCTCGTGCTCGCCGTGGTCATGTTCGGGCTCGGCATGAGCCTCACCGTCGCGGACTTCCGCAGGGTGGCCGACTATCCGCGGACCGTCGCCGTCGCGCTCGGCTGTCAGCTGGTGCTGCTGCCCTTCGTCTGCTTCGGCCTCGTGGAGGCCTTCGGGCTCGCGGCGGCGCCCGCCGTGGGGATGATGCTGCTCGCCGCGTCGCCCGGCGGCACGATGGCCAACGTCTACAGCCATCTCTTCGGCGGCGACGTGGCCCTCAACATCACGCTCACGGCCATCAATTCGGTGCTCGCCGTCGTCACGCTGCCGCTGGTGGTGAACCTGGCGATCGACCACTTCGACCCGGCGGGGTCGGGCGACTCGGTGGGGCTGCAGTTCACCAAGACCGTCCAGGTCTTCGCGCTGATCCTGGTGCCGGTGGCCGTGGGGATGTGGGTACGCGCCCGCCGCGAGGCCTTCGCGTTGCGGGCCGAACGCCCGGTGAAGGTGCTCTGCCTGACCATCCTGGCCGTGATCATCGTGGCGGCCCTGCTCGCCGAGCGCGGCAATGTCGGCGAGTACACGGTCGAGGTCGGTCCGGTGGCGGCGCTGCTCAGCGTGGTCTCCCTCGCCGCGGGGTACGGCGCGGCCCGGGTGTCGCGGGCGGGGCACGCGCAGTCGGTGGCGGCCTGCTTCGAGATCGGCATGCACAACACCTCCCTCGCCCTGACCATCGCGCTGAGCCCGTCCCTCCTGGACAGCACCGAGATGGCGGTGCCGGCCGCGGTGTACGGGATCCTGATGTACTTCACCGCCGGGGCGGCCGGGTTGCTGCTGCGACGGGTGGGGGAGCGGCAGAAGTCGGGGGCGCGGGGCGGCGGTTAG
- a CDS encoding FtsX-like permease family protein has protein sequence MFALAMRSIRQRPGRFFATLLSAFLGATIIMTFNSLHDTASGAGVDKVSAEALTTSASVVGGYGTLLVFFAVASTLTVNVRQRSAEIGLLRNTGATPAQIKRMIVGEAAVVGLVGALLAIGPAMFAGQALLDVFQDSGQVAAGVDYSFGPIALLSGIDVTLLASVGAAFLAVRRATRAAAGIQGQQRGRARKFFTYSALVVGALGVCSTFAFDADFEALMAAPAYGTILLSVGFALLSPQLLRALLARLEGPITALAGASGYLTVHNMRQRAGQLAGVLMPLIMFTGLATATLYMQAVESDAIKASGLPKSIDAKNLETLNFVVVGIIVAFCCIMLINTLYAATSYRGREFGQQRLAGATPGQVLGMVGVESLVLTVTGVFFGTVAALAGILPFTMVRTDAVWPGQGLGIWLTVVAVAAAATLGTSLGTARRTLRTPAVEAVALAA, from the coding sequence ATGTTCGCTCTGGCCATGCGGTCCATCCGGCAGCGGCCCGGCCGCTTCTTCGCGACGCTGCTGTCCGCGTTCCTCGGTGCCACGATCATCATGACGTTCAACTCGCTGCACGACACGGCGTCCGGTGCGGGCGTCGACAAGGTGAGCGCGGAGGCGCTGACCACGTCGGCGAGCGTCGTCGGCGGCTACGGCACGCTGCTCGTGTTCTTCGCCGTCGCCTCCACACTGACCGTCAATGTGCGCCAACGCTCTGCCGAGATCGGCCTGTTGCGCAACACGGGGGCGACCCCGGCGCAGATCAAGCGCATGATCGTGGGCGAGGCGGCCGTCGTCGGTCTGGTCGGCGCGCTCCTTGCGATCGGGCCCGCGATGTTCGCCGGGCAGGCGCTGCTCGATGTGTTCCAGGACAGCGGCCAGGTCGCTGCGGGCGTCGACTACAGCTTCGGTCCGATCGCCCTGCTCTCGGGCATCGACGTCACCCTGCTCGCGTCGGTGGGCGCGGCCTTCCTCGCGGTGCGCCGGGCCACGCGGGCGGCGGCCGGGATCCAGGGTCAACAGCGGGGCCGGGCAAGGAAGTTCTTCACCTACTCGGCCCTCGTCGTCGGCGCCCTCGGGGTGTGCTCGACCTTCGCGTTCGACGCCGACTTCGAGGCGCTGATGGCGGCCCCGGCATACGGCACGATCCTGCTCTCCGTCGGCTTCGCCCTGCTCTCGCCCCAGCTCCTGCGCGCACTCCTTGCCCGCCTGGAGGGACCGATCACGGCCCTGGCCGGCGCGAGCGGCTACCTGACCGTGCACAACATGCGGCAGCGGGCCGGGCAGTTGGCGGGTGTCCTGATGCCGCTGATCATGTTCACCGGTCTCGCGACGGCCACGCTCTACATGCAGGCCGTGGAGAGCGACGCGATCAAGGCATCGGGGCTGCCGAAGTCGATCGACGCGAAGAACCTCGAGACGCTCAACTTCGTCGTCGTCGGCATCATCGTCGCCTTCTGCTGCATCATGCTGATCAACACCCTGTACGCCGCCACGTCCTACCGCGGCCGCGAATTCGGCCAGCAGCGGCTGGCCGGGGCCACGCCCGGACAGGTCCTGGGGATGGTGGGCGTCGAGAGTCTGGTGCTGACCGTGACCGGGGTGTTCTTCGGAACGGTGGCCGCGCTCGCGGGGATCCTGCCCTTCACCATGGTGCGGACCGACGCGGTCTGGCCCGGACAGGGCCTCGGGATCTGGCTGACCGTGGTCGCTGTCGCTGCTGCCGCGACGCTGGGCACGAGCCTCGGAACGGCCCGGCGGACCCTGCGTACACCTGCCGTGGAGGCGGTCGCGCTGGCGGCCTAG
- a CDS encoding ABC transporter ATP-binding protein, whose amino-acid sequence MFRRSSKSEPARRSSEALRLVKVSKTYGGGETAERAANAVTALDGVTLSLTAGTFTAVMGPSGSGKSTLLQCAAGLDRPDSGIVVVDGEEMTGGSEAALTKFRRRRIGFVFQQYNLLPTLTVAQNTTLPLKLAGRRIDHGRAREILAQVGLGDRLGHRPDQLSGGQRQRVAIARALVTEPSVIFADEPTGALDTRSAREVLRLLQEAVRVHGRTVVMVTHDPVAASYADSVLFLADGRIAGEMHAPTVDAVAERLAHLGDVVAGPQDSNSYDTSMGV is encoded by the coding sequence ATGTTTCGTCGATCGAGCAAGAGCGAGCCCGCGAGGCGCAGTTCGGAGGCTCTGCGCCTGGTGAAGGTGAGCAAGACCTATGGCGGCGGGGAGACCGCCGAAAGGGCAGCCAATGCGGTGACCGCGCTGGACGGCGTCACGCTGAGCCTGACCGCCGGAACCTTCACCGCCGTGATGGGCCCGTCCGGTTCCGGCAAGTCGACGCTGCTGCAGTGCGCGGCGGGCCTCGACCGGCCGGACAGCGGCATCGTGGTGGTGGACGGCGAGGAGATGACGGGCGGCAGCGAGGCCGCGCTGACGAAGTTCCGGCGCCGTCGGATCGGCTTCGTCTTCCAGCAGTACAACCTGCTGCCCACGCTCACCGTCGCGCAGAACACCACGCTCCCGCTGAAGCTCGCGGGCCGCCGCATCGACCACGGCCGGGCGCGGGAGATCCTTGCCCAGGTCGGCCTCGGCGACCGGCTCGGGCACCGCCCCGACCAGCTGTCCGGCGGCCAGCGCCAGCGCGTCGCGATCGCCCGCGCCCTGGTCACCGAGCCGAGCGTGATCTTCGCGGACGAGCCGACCGGCGCGCTCGACACCCGTAGTGCCCGCGAGGTGCTTCGGCTGCTCCAGGAGGCGGTGCGGGTGCACGGCCGGACCGTGGTGATGGTGACGCACGACCCGGTGGCGGCCTCGTACGCGGACTCCGTGCTGTTCCTCGCGGACGGCCGGATCGCGGGCGAGATGCACGCGCCGACGGTGGACGCGGTGGCAGAGCGCCTGGCGCACCTGGGCGACGTCGTCGCCGGCCCGCAGGACAGCAACTCCTACGACACCTCGATGGGGGTGTGA
- a CDS encoding MOSC domain-containing protein, with protein MASVVDLITYPVKGCAGVRVSQAQLTPAGLPHDRSFMVTDTGGVFRSQRRDPRLALIRPEPSPDGERLTLRAPGQEPLEVAVDLESARGDVELFGEPFRAIDQGAAVARWLSDFLGKDSRLVRVPPEHDRIADGLTPGTSGWADSSPLHMISLASLDELNRRITEAGRDPLPMSRFRPNIVVDGWSEPHREDLARHIEVGDTALAFAKLAVRCAVTLVDQDTGAKPGPEPLRTLATYRRGPDKGVIFGSKFSVLRTGKLGLGDELGVTAWESHTGTGS; from the coding sequence ATGGCTAGCGTCGTCGATTTGATCACCTATCCCGTCAAAGGGTGCGCGGGGGTCCGGGTATCCCAGGCCCAGCTCACCCCGGCCGGGCTGCCGCATGACCGCAGCTTCATGGTCACCGACACCGGGGGAGTGTTCCGCAGCCAGCGCAGGGACCCCCGGCTCGCGCTGATCCGGCCCGAGCCGAGCCCCGACGGCGAGCGGCTCACGCTGCGGGCGCCGGGGCAGGAACCCCTGGAAGTCGCGGTGGACCTCGAATCGGCGCGCGGCGACGTGGAGTTGTTCGGCGAGCCGTTCCGCGCCATCGACCAGGGGGCGGCCGTCGCCCGTTGGCTGTCCGACTTCCTGGGCAAGGACAGCCGGCTCGTACGCGTACCGCCCGAGCACGACCGGATCGCCGACGGCCTCACCCCCGGCACCTCGGGCTGGGCCGACAGCAGCCCCCTCCACATGATCTCCCTGGCCAGCCTCGACGAACTCAACCGGCGCATCACCGAGGCGGGCCGCGACCCCCTGCCGATGAGCCGCTTCCGTCCCAACATCGTGGTCGACGGCTGGAGTGAGCCGCACCGCGAGGACCTGGCCCGCCACATCGAGGTCGGCGACACCGCGCTCGCCTTCGCCAAGCTCGCCGTGCGCTGCGCCGTCACCCTCGTCGACCAGGACACGGGAGCCAAGCCGGGCCCGGAACCGCTGCGGACCCTCGCCACCTATCGGCGCGGGCCCGACAAAGGCGTGATCTTCGGCTCGAAGTTCTCGGTGCTGCGGACGGGGAAGCTGGGACTCGGGGACGAACTGGGTGTCACGGCTTGGGAGTCGCATACCGGTACGGGCTCTTAG
- a CDS encoding 2-dehydropantoate 2-reductase codes for MKRILVVGAGATGGFFGARLVQAGQDVTFLVRPRRAALLRERGLRLTGLGEDEVIAPRLVTAAELDEAHDLAEPRDLADPYDLVLLSVKATALEQAMDDIAPAVGPRTAIVPLLNGMAHLTALTARFGASSVLGGAAKMITTVNGDGDIVRLAPLAVLDIGEQDGRPSPRTEEIRTVFADAGIEAGVAADIVAAMWHKWVFITTVAAVTCLMRGTGDDIGAVPGGADFAAGVLAESAAVAGAAGFPVPEEQLAATARTVTGRGSSLTVSMHRDVTEGRPTEVEHVLGDFLAHARTHSVATPLLDLATLHLRVHQHRVERSTPARA; via the coding sequence GTGAAGAGGATCCTGGTCGTCGGCGCGGGCGCCACCGGAGGGTTCTTCGGCGCCCGTCTCGTCCAGGCGGGACAGGACGTCACCTTCCTGGTACGTCCCCGCCGGGCCGCCCTGCTGCGGGAGCGGGGCCTGCGCCTCACCGGGCTCGGCGAGGATGAGGTGATCGCTCCGCGCCTGGTCACCGCGGCCGAACTGGATGAGGCCCATGACCTGGCAGAGCCACGTGACCTCGCCGACCCCTACGACCTGGTGCTGCTCTCGGTGAAGGCCACCGCCCTGGAGCAGGCCATGGACGACATCGCACCGGCGGTCGGCCCGCGCACGGCGATCGTGCCGCTGCTCAACGGCATGGCTCATCTCACCGCGCTCACCGCACGGTTCGGCGCTTCGTCGGTGCTCGGCGGCGCCGCCAAGATGATCACGACGGTGAACGGCGACGGGGACATCGTGCGCCTCGCCCCCTTGGCCGTTCTGGACATCGGCGAACAGGACGGTCGCCCGTCGCCGCGCACCGAGGAGATCCGCACGGTGTTCGCCGATGCGGGGATCGAGGCGGGCGTGGCGGCGGACATCGTCGCGGCGATGTGGCACAAGTGGGTGTTCATCACCACCGTCGCCGCCGTCACTTGTCTGATGCGCGGCACCGGCGACGACATCGGGGCCGTCCCGGGCGGTGCCGACTTCGCGGCCGGTGTCCTGGCCGAGTCGGCGGCGGTGGCAGGTGCAGCCGGTTTCCCCGTACCGGAGGAGCAACTGGCCGCCACCGCACGGACGGTGACCGGCAGGGGGTCGTCGCTGACCGTGTCCATGCATCGCGATGTGACGGAGGGCCGCCCGACGGAGGTCGAGCACGTCCTCGGCGACTTCCTGGCGCACGCCCGTACCCACTCGGTCGCCACACCGCTGCTCGACCTGGCCACCCTGCACCTGCGCGTCCACCAGCACCGCGTGGAGCGGAGCACGCCCGCGCGGGCGTGA